The Trypanosoma brucei brucei TREU927 chromosome 9, whole genome shotgun sequence genome includes a window with the following:
- a CDS encoding expression site-associated protein: MMLMIATSLFLILMLCVAGVEQRVVSAVDVTMSRDSCTEYRTSPTTGVLECGTVTANRRSSTHQQNPPVTASAIQQPQSQLQEETSTQKPLGPRSTDSSSNGGNGSSHQTSKPQEKSPEVATELDDGQPHGSPESSVKSSNELPQANYVGAAAVTSDHQRVQAKKKMGDEGETKTRRENRQGNEEETQKFVPPPQVTGQDDRYVASPLRSAASEPEVSRPSDVVTSGTNETSSSKESEQRRNGVGHKRHAMILSTVLSFIIF, translated from the coding sequence atgatGCTCATGATTGCAACGAGCCTATTTTTGATTCTAATGTTGTGCGTGGCTGGCGTTGAACAGCGGGTTGTGAGCGCAGTGGATGTCACTATGAGCAGGGATTCATGCACTGAATACCGTACCTCTCCCACCACTGGAGTTCTGGAATGTGGGACTGTGACAGCAAACCGGCGCAGCTCTACTCACCAACAGAATCCACCCGTAACAGCTTCCGCTATCCAACAACCCCAGTCACAACTCCAAGAAGAAACCAGCACACAAAAGCCATTGGGGCCGCGGTCTACAGACTCGAGTTCAAACGGTGGCAATGGGAGCAGTCACCAAACTTCAAAGCCTCAGGAGAAGTCTCCTGAAGTGGCCACGGAACTTGATGATGGTCAACCCCATGGAAGTCCAGAATCGAGTGTGAAGTCATCTAACGAACTCCCGCAAGCGAATTATGTGGGCGCTGCTGCCGTCACTAGCGACCATCAGAGGGTtcaggcaaaaaaaaagatgggagATGAAGGTGAAACTAAAACAAGAAGGGAGAACAGGCAAggtaatgaagaagaaacgcaAAAATTTGTCCCGCCACCACAAGTGACGGGGCAGGATGACAGGTATGTTGCATCGCCACTGCGAAGCGCAGCGTCCGAACCAGAAGTGAGTAGACCTTCAGATGTAGTGACAAGCGGTACAAATGAGACCTCGTCTTCTAAAGAGAGTGAACAAAGAAGGAACGGTGTAGGTCACAAAAGACACGCGATGATACTATCCACAGTACTGAGCTTCATAATCTTCTAA
- a CDS encoding variant surface glycoprotein: MLIGRWAIFVSIVTLPLIPRAALVAKGAENEGDFRALCGLINLASNSEDHAALLARVEDTAANIGAISLAVEYQSFSDLERATKDWEEIADDRKHSHETNEGHRKFWTGARSKLGGPEKDKYAVWTGSALSKEDKRKVANAAERAEDCMKDNDGLWRILKETSIEKNLIEALYGSGQQNGEVMRGTYGRKDVCGRGIFAGSLAGLALSIDLLCLCGASGSAVESDQGCCAECEKGGNSDTWIPSQAGEERWGYLKHQCEKIGSNAELSRKSLSDAMNLLLKRLRPSSTRGMDLTVLGKFEGNLATGCTGIIKTGQGRCVQYSVSNVKRNNPTLPWLEKMKAAADAIDQLSAIDARLSELEDEIMALNTKHTKIRPGRGGGSPHSGSRGAEGRNKWPGSPRLEQSNGNREGISESVVGAAVKNDEGDGGDSSPLLECNDYKREQTCAGLKAEMGCEWNGDACVAATRRRAIRSRVNNLQTPLALFLLL; this comes from the coding sequence ATGTTGATCGGGAGGTGGGCTATTTTTGTGTCGATAGTAACGCTGCCTTTGATTCCGCGCGCGGCACTAGTTGCAAAGGGTGCAGAAAATGAGGGCGACTTTAGGGCGTTGTGTGGTTTAATTAATTTGGCGAGCAACTCCGAAGACCACGCGGCACTTCTTGCGCGAGTCGAAGACACAGCAGCAAACATTGGAGCTATAAGCTTGGCCGTAGAGTATCAGAGTTTTTCTGATTTGGAGAGAGCAACTAAAGATTGGGAAGAAATAGCGGACGACAGAAAACATTCTCACGAAACAAATGAGGGGCACCGGAAATTTTGGACAGGAGCAAGGAGCAAGCTTGGGGGTCCTGAAAAGGACAAATATGCGGTATGGACCGGGAGTGCCTTGAGTAAAGAAGATAAGAGAAAGGTAGCAAATGCCGCAGAACGTGCCGAGGATTGCATGAAAGATAATGATGGATTATGGAGAATATTGAAGGAGACATcaatagaaaaaaatctGATAGAGGCACTCTATGGGTCCGGACAACAAAATGGGGAGGTAATGAGGGGAACATACGGTCGCAAGGATGTTTGCGGCCGAGGGATATTTGCAGGAAGTTTGGCTGGTTTGGCATTGAGTATTGACTTATTGTGTCTATGTGGTGCATCGGGAAGTGCCGTTGAAAGCGACCAGGGTTGCTGCGCGGAATGCGAAAAAGGGGGCAATAGCGACACGTGGATACCCAGTCAGGCTGGAGAAGAAAGATGGGGATATCTCAAACACCAATGCGAGAAAATTGGCAGTAATGCCGAGCTTTCGAGGAAAAGTCTTTCGGACGCAATGAATCTGCTTCTCAAGCGGCTTCGGCCCTCGAGTACAAGGGGCATGGATTTGACAGTGCTAGGCAAGTTTGAGGGTAATTTGGCCACAGGTTGTACTGGAATCATCAAAACCGGGCAGGGACGCTGCGTGCAATACAGTGTAAGCAACGTCAAGCGAAATAATCCGACCCTACCGTGgctggagaaaatgaaggcggCAGCCGATGCTATAGACCAACTAAGCGCCATCGACGCGAGGTTAAGTGAGTTAGAAGACGAAATAATGGCCTTAAACacgaaacacacaaaaatcaGACCCGGCAGGGGGGGTGGCAGCCCTCACTCAGGAAGCAGAGGTGCGGAGGGTAGAAATAAATGGCCGGGCTCACCCAGACTCGAACAAAGCAACGGTAATAGAGAAGGCATATCGGAGTCCGTCGTTGGTGCCGCAGTAAAAAACGACGAAGGAGACGGGGGGGACAGTTCCCCTTTACTTGAATGCAACGATTACAAGCGGGAGCAAACATGTGCCGGCCTAAAAGCGGAAATGGGATGTGAGTGGAATGGAGATGCATGCGTGGCCGCGACGCGAAGACGAGCTATCCGAAGCCGTGTGAACAACCTCCAAACGCCACTGGCGTTATTTTTACTGTTATGA
- a CDS encoding expression site-associated protein (GPI-Anchor Signal predicted for Tb09.160.5390 by DGPI v2.04 with cleavage site probability 0.15599999 near 448), with protein MRCEIVFAVGLFAAVLSPSFQGDMGSYKWRPDMVDWGSITDYIDDSYKYHNVGEFETLCKIYRITQAEAPQPSFKNREKEANILNELEEMVSVVGAAGSNKGSSNSSNSTTAYQLMIQLLEKAKKLKEEIEVNRTKALNASRSAEDNMLKAVYGDAVDVARNENKTLEKAMRGNKSLLFNSIDNAGTSCGSYGDKLVGKTLINDFFCLCVGEAINVTEDMRQKRDEKEEEDNEDNEDKKKEESGKGKYSDSVYNGFNCPCKDEIRRPKNGSWTMMANYCEANSSPCSPDNITYNYTEAWDVISKACVYKNVASNVKTLKSALAQFDALVNLEQDKYQVKGIFGYVRTDKNENRTCTGHTAGFTCVSYKYTLENGGIPWYNRLTNATEQLQEMDKYSKEADSHLHELEEYQHEAEEIFLEVKLGGDAELWKSSRVKGDSEGDNTEVNNDGLTHLNMETWGFILLLFLSLILIF; from the coding sequence ATGAGGTGTGAAATAGTGTTCGCTGTTGGGCTTTTTGCAGCTGTTttatctccttcctttcaggGAGATATGGGGTCGTACAAATGGCGGCCTGATATGGTTGACTGGGGAAGCATTACGGATTACATCGACGATAGTTACAAATACCATAACGTCGGTGAGTTCGAGACACTGTGCAAAATTTACCGAATTACGCAGGCAGAAGCACCACAACCCTCTTTCAAGAACCGTGAGAAAGAAGCTAATATTCTGAAtgagttggaggaaatggtCAGTGTGGTGGGGGCCGCTGGAAGTAATAAAGGCTCGAGCAATTCATCTAACAGCACGACAGCATATCAGTTGATGATACAACTGCTTGAAAAGGCGAAaaagctgaaggaagaaatagaagTGAATAGGACAAAAGCGTTAAATGCAAGTCGTTCTGCCGAAGACAATATGTTGAAAGCTGTGTATGGAGACGCTGTGGATGTGGCACGAAATGAGAATAAAACTCTAGAGAAAGCCATGAGGGGAAACAAGTCACTGCTGTTCAATAGTATTGATAATGCAGGCACGAGTTGCGGTTCTTATGGAGACAAGCTGGTTGGAAAGACACTAATCAATGACTTTTTCTGTCTATGTGTGGGAGAGGCTATAAATGTGACTGAAGATATGAGGCAGAAAAGAGacgagaaagaggaagaagataatgaagataatgaagataaaaaaaaagaagagagcgGTAAGGGCAAATATAGTGATAGTGTTTATAATGGGTTCAATTGTCCTTGTAAAGATGAAATAAGAAGaccaaaaaatggaagttgGACAATGATGGCAAATTACTGTGAGGCCAATAGCAGCCCCTGCAGCCCAGACAACATAACATACAATTACACTGAGGCATGGGATGTGATTAGTAAAGCTTGTGTGTACAAAAACGTTGCATCGAATGTAAAGACTTTGAAAAGTGCATTAGCTCAGTTTGATGCCTTAGTGAATTTGGAACAGGATAAATATCAGGTGAAGGGTATTTTTGGTTATGTGAGAACtgataaaaacgaaaatcgGACATGCACGGGTCATACTGCTGGATTCACATGTGTCAGTTACAAGTACACACTTGAAAATGGTGGAATTCCATGGTACAATCGTCTTACTAACGCTACCGAGCAACTGCAAGAAATGGATAAATATTCAAAAGAAGCTGACAGTCATCTTCATGAGTTGGAAGAGTATCAACACGAGGCCGAGGAAATATTTCTTGAGGTGAAACTAGGTGGTGATGCAGAGCTATGGAAAAGTAGCCGAGTAAAGGGTGACAGCGAAGGTGATAATACTGAGGTAAATAATGATGGACTTACTCATTTGAATATGGAAACGTGGGGGtttatattgttattattcttatCTCTTATTCTTATCTTTTAG
- a CDS encoding expression site-associated protein (GPI-Anchor Signal predicted for Tb09.160.5380 by DGPI v2.04, no cleavage site predicted), translating to MKVISLFLAVCLTVFGIVTGTVEGQPSGKAMTLKGAETLCNLSHALRVVSAEILKKHQNATGMVDKFREWRHRHGVKGRTWKAIVQGLEKIGVVNGSEMKNVKKTYVEMEKVMNNMDNALQVMDASFLDIVRVSYHVVNASLSIGQVLRDLVVLFEKTKDEESKWCCLVKEAGSSGGENGCGSGGEGNCKYEAAEAPNKCNMSFTEDNSDDGILSVLKKYTANREVELTADNSTKCWIMGTEKVANGGPGSFIVGTTGGFVTYKKDSAVILKSSDMVRELIKNYTLVRRGYESITKQYRDVQPTLTSFAKHENKLKELLTQSPIVRRYFKESGKKRKGGEDEDDVIDEEGFKMRKQHAIIGLIFFAEMLVM from the coding sequence ATGAAGGTGATATCACTTTTTCTTGCAGTGTGCCTGACAGTGTTTGGCATTGTCACTGGGACAGTGGAGGGGCAACCTTCTGGAAAGGCTATGACTCTCAAGGGAGCTGAAACATTGTGTAACCTCAGTCATGCCTTAAGGGTTGTGAGTGCTGAGATTCTGAAGAAGCACCAAAATGCGACAGGAATGGTAGATAAGTTTCGGGAATGGCGGCATCGGCATGGTGTAAAGGGGAGAACATGGAAAGCAATAGTGCAGGGTCTGGAGAAGATAGGGGTTGTTAATGGAAGTGAGATGAAAAATgtaaagaaaacatatgtggaaatggaaaaagtaaTGAATAATATGGATAATGCTCTTCAGGTAATGGATGCTAGTTTCTTAGACATTGTGAGAGTCTCCTATCATGTTGTGAATGCATCACTGTCAATTGGACAAGTATTGAGGGATTTGGTAGTATTGTTTGAGAAAAcgaaggatgaagaaagtaaatggTGTTGTTTGGTGAAGGAAGCAGGCTCTTCGGGAGGTGAGAATGGATGTGGAAGTGGTGGGGAAGGTAATTGCAAATACGAAGCAGCGGAAGCCCCAAACAAATGTAATATGTCTTTCACTGAGGATAATTCAGATGATGGTATATTGTCTGTGCTTAAAAAATACACAGCTAACCGAGAAGTCGAACTAACAGCCGATAACAGCACAAAGTGCTGGATCATGGGCACGGAAAAGGTTGCAAATGGAGGACCTGGATCTTTCATAGTGGGGACTACTGGAGGGTTTGTTACCTACAAAAAAGATTCTGCCGTTATTCTGAAATCTAGTGACATGGTGCGCGAACTGATCAAGAACTACACTTTGGTTAGAAGAGGATATGAAAGTATTACAAAACAGTACCGTGATGTACAGCCAACCCTTACATCCTTTGCAAAGCatgaaaataaactaaaagaaTTGTTAACTCAGAGCCCGATAGTGCGTAGATATTTCAAGGAGAGTGGGAAGAAGCGCAAGGGAGGTGAGGATGAAGACGATGTTATAGATGAAGAAGGATTCaaaatgaggaagcaacacgCCATAATAGGTCTAATATTTTTTGCAGAAATGTTGGTTATGTGA
- a CDS encoding uncharacterized protein (GPI-Anchor Signal predicted for Tb09.v1.0300 by DGPI v2.04 with cleavage site probability 0.24939999 near 353) — protein sequence MWKYSVRFLICLVLVIKEVSCQASPDGSVKNKEEFDTLCSFLNLTLGIRELVKQNEDEVGDNENEYNTTINTILYGDGSDGSLNWNGKDRRYNDCGYVDAVTSSEVIFAGKALAVDLLCLCKPQNGKGEMVNLCYESNIWQNGEESWSNGTQAEQHWKSVMEKCSTAIYAARPDAKTLKTMKENLSTKLKERERGTGNSETKRFGHGSPPITQSCGASDNLRDAPCVMYKLGGEETGRLNVEWLTRLEKLIEKLANPQNEARKNEGPPVSKENNPEGGKTHQQPRVSQPVVQPPEQNVEEKNKPLPAQPHPQHPQTAAESEASVTSGKNTNTNTQTTTDTDPFSSRETNTTESSRQSQKPLRPKNETQVISPLLVILLLLI from the coding sequence ATGTGGAAATACTCAGTTAGGTTTTTGATATGCCTGGTTTTGGTGATAAAAGAAGTGAGTTGTCAGGCATCCCCAGACGGCTCCGTaaagaataaagaagaaTTTGACACACTATGcagttttttaaatttaaCACTGGGAATACGAGAGTTGGTTAAACAAAACGAGGATGAAGTAGGCGACAATGAAAACGAATATAACACTACCATAAACACAATATTGTACGGAGATGGAAGTGATGGCTCCCTTAATTGGAATGGAAAAGATCGACGCTATAATGACTGCGGTTACGTAGATGCAGTGACGTCGAGTGAAGTTATTTTTGCAGGTAAAGCGTTGGCAGTAGATCTTCTGTGTTTGTGCAAGCCACAAAATGGTAAAGGCGAAATGGTCAATCTGTGCTATGAAAGCAACATATGGCAAAATGGTGAAGAAAGCTGGAGCAACGGAACACAAGCAGAACAGCATTGGAAAAGCGTTATGGAAAAATGTTCCACAGCAATTTACGCTGCGAGACCTGATGCCAAAACTTTGAAAACAATGAAGGAGAATCTTTCAACAAaactaaaggaaagggaaagaggaacgGGAAACAGCGAAACAAAGCGCTTTGGACACGGAAGTCCACCAATCACTCAATCCTGCGGAGCTTCAGATAATCTGAGGGACGCCCCTTGTGTTATGTACAAACTGGGAGGTGAGGAAACGGGAAGGCTGAACGTCGAGTGGCTTACACGACTGGAAAAACTTATCGAAAAACTGGCCAACCCTCAAAACGAGGCAAGAAAGAATGAGGGGCCGCCAGTatcgaaagaaaataatccagaaggagggaaaacgcACCAACAACCTAGGGTTTCACAACCTGTTGTGCAACCCCCGGAGCAAaatgtggaagaaaaaaataaaccacTCCCAGCTCAGCCACACCCACAACACCctcaaacagcagcagagaGCGAGGCATCCGTAACATCaggcaaaaacacaaatacaaatacgcAAACTACTACGGACACTGATCCGTTTAGTTCAAGAGAAACAAACACTACAGAATCGTCACGACAATCACAAAAGCCACTTCGaccaaaaaatgaaactcaAGTTATTTCACCTCTGTTGGtgattttgttgctgttgataTAA
- a CDS encoding expression site-associated protein (GPI-Anchor Signal predicted for Tb09.v1.0310 by DGPI v2.04 with cleavage site probability 0.172 near 332) → MKVISLFLAVCLTVFGIVTGTVEGQPSGKAMTLKGAETLCNLSHALRVVSAEILKKHQNATGMVDKFREWRHRHGVKGRTWKAIVQGLEKIGVVNGSEMKNVKKTYVEMEKVMNNMDNALQVMDASFLDIVRVSYHVVNASLSIGQVLRDLVVLFEKTKDEESKWCCLVKEAGSSGGENGCGSGGEGNCKYEAVKAPNKCNMSFTEDNSDDGILSVLEKYTANREVELTADNSTKCWIMGTEEVANGGPGSFIVGTTGGFVTYKKDSAVILKSSDMVRELIKNYTLVRRGYERITKQYRDVQPTLTSFAKHENKLKELLTQSPMVRRYFKESGRKRKGGEDEDDVIDEEGFKMRKQHAIIGLIFFAEMLVM, encoded by the coding sequence ATGAAGGTGATATCACTTTTTCTTGCAGTGTGCCTGACAGTGTTTGGCATTGTCACTGGGACAGTGGAGGGGCAACCTTCTGGAAAGGCTATGACTCTCAAGGGAGCTGAAACATTGTGTAACCTCAGTCATGCCTTAAGGGTTGTGAGTGCTGAGATTCTGAAGAAGCACCAAAATGCGACAGGAATGGTAGATAAGTTTCGGGAATGGCGGCATCGGCATGGTGTAAAGGGGAGAACATGGAAAGCAATAGTGCAGGGTCTGGAGAAGATAGGGGTTGTTAATGGAAGTGAGATGAAAAATgtaaagaaaacatatgtggaaatggaaaaagtaaTGAATAATATGGATAATGCTCTTCAGGTAATGGATGCTAGTTTCTTAGACATTGTGAGAGTCTCCTATCATGTTGTGAATGCATCACTGTCAATTGGACAAGTATTGAGGGATTTGGTAGTATTGTTTGAGAAAAcgaaggatgaagaaagtaaatggTGTTGTTTGGTGAAGGAAGCAGGCTCTTCGGGAGGTGAGAATGGATGTGGAAGTGGTGGGGAAGGTAATTGCAAATACGAAGCAGTAAAAGCCCCAAACAAATGTAATATGTCTTTCACTGAGGATAATTCAGATGATGGTATATTGTCTGTGCTTGAAAAATACACAGCTAACCGAGAAGTCGAACTAACAGCCGATAACAGCACAAAGTGCTGGATCATGGGCACGGAAGAGGTTGCAAATGGAGGACCTGGATCTTTCATAGTGGGAACTACTGGAGGGTTTGTTACCTACAAAAAAGATTCTGCCGTTATTCTGAAATCTAGTGACATGGTGCGCGAACTGATCAAGAACTACACTTTGGTTAGAAGAGGATACGAAAGAATTACAAAACAGTACCGTGATGTACAGCCAACCCTTACATCCTTTGCAAAGCatgaaaataaactaaaagaaTTGTTAACTCAGAGCCCGATGGTGCGTAGGTATTTCAAGGAGAGTGGGAGGAAGCGCAAGGGAGGTGAGGATGAAGACGATGTTATAGATGAAGAAGGATTCaaaatgaggaagcaacacgCCATAATAGGTCTAATATTTTTTGCAGAAATGTTGGTTATGTGA
- a CDS encoding uncharacterized protein (GPI-Anchor Signal predicted for Tb09.v1.0290 by DGPI v2.04 with cleavage site probability 0.172 near 349) encodes MVFFRCLCSPLRKVIEGMLMKMWKESLGLIVGVSLALATTAGGTIVNEEEFKTLCGFVSLTQRINSSLQLKGKSAVNVASLQKKVNDILFGANAENVNEIGWKRYREMDCGQDSGGRVSLAGEALVKDLICLCEGRDGTSPPGDLCYTGNKERYISQTWRSSSNHKNTWSELQNKCESGRIGVPPTRTEFQDKRKRLETGIKKRKGSSGRRYYTYGGNEVSEPNVCDGQETQTNGICVMYPKRPNQDSTRGIKWLSELEDLVERVEEMSKNAITDADTAATTTTSTETDTNTNTRTKRSPRENSPTKGSGEPQKNGNTNTQTTTSATATETTGTTTRPPEEQRSFAEINSRSPWIFLFLLLYKPFHH; translated from the coding sequence atggttttttttcgttgtttgtgTTCTCCTTTAAGGAAGGTAATTGAAGGAATGTTAATGAAAATGTGGAAGGAGTCACTGGGATTAATTGTGGGTGTGTCTTTGGCTCTTGCAACTACTGCAGGAGGAACCATCGTTAATGAAGAGGAGTTCAAAACGTTATGTGGATTTGTTAGTTTAACACAACGAATAAACTCGTCACTACAGTTGAAAGGAAAGTCGGCAGTAAATGTGGCTTCTCTACAGAAAAAGGTTAATGATATATTGTTTGGGGCAAATGCTGAAAATGTGAATGAAATCGGATGGAAACGATACAGAGAAATGGACTGCGGACAGGACAGTGGTGGACGAGTTTCCTTAGCAGGAGAGGCACTTGTAAAAGatcttatttgtttgtgcgaAGGAAGAGACGGAACGTCACCACCCGGAGACCTCTGTTACACTGGAAACAAGGAACGATATATTTCTCAAACATGGAGAAGCTCAAGCAACCACAAAAATACATGGAGCGAACTACAAAATAAGTGCGAAAGTGGACGTATTGGTGTTCCACCAACGAGGACTGAGTTTCAAGATAAGAGAAAACGCCTCGAGACGGGCataaaaaaacgcaaaggcTCAAGTGGGCGCAGGTACTACACCTACGGAGGGAACGAAGTTAGCGAGCCAAATGTCTGCGATGGACAGGAAACACAAACCAATGGCATTTGTGTGATGTATCCGAAGAGACCCAATCAAGACAGTACAAGAGGCATCAAATGGCTCAGTGAGCTCGAGGACCTGGTGGAGAGGGTCGAAGAAATgagcaaaaatgcaatcaCAGACGCCGACACAGCGGCTACTACAACCACAAGCACAGAGACAGACActaacacaaatacacggACGAAGCGAAGCCCAAGGGAAAACTCACCAACCAAGGGATCAGGCgaaccacaaaaaaatggaaatacaaatacacaaacaacTACAAGCGCCACAGCTACAGAAACCACTGGAACTACGACAAGACCACCAGAAGAACAAAGGAGTTTCGCCGAAATAAATTCGCGGTCTCCATGGatattcttatttttgttgctttatAAGCCATTCCATCAttaa
- a CDS encoding expression site-associated protein (GPI-Anchor Signal predicted for Tb09.160.5430 by DGPI v2.04 with cleavage site probability 1.72 near 238) → MFMFIQTLFLTLILLALLIKSEASIGVSVTDQRCDYWDYSNGKEQCRTWNVGASRPNTVSPRPVPTPLLRNKNPPNMNTVTNQMQEAQGSGISSPTTDSGTNRPASNVENHSSEVNVKPGDRQDSSGRGSETSQPSESPRVSEPAVHQAAHHGEQKVSQEEQKLGVVKQEGAENNRREGGEGERVVSTQLVTAHNRGHVTRPSPQGVSSGSGQSDAVAVAADIVDVWESAESTTRSGNGAWHSGSMMILSVALSFICS, encoded by the coding sequence ATGTTCATGTTTATACAAACACTATTTTTGACGCTTATATTACTTGCGCTATTGATTAAATCGGAAGCTTCGATTGGGGTTTCAGTCACGGATCAGAGGTGCGACTACTGGGATTACTCCAATGGAAAAGAACAGTGCCGTACTTGGAATGTGGGCGCAAGCCGCCCAAACACTGTAAGCCCACGGCCCGTTCCAACTCCCTTGCTTCGTAACAAAAATCCGCCAAATATGAACACAGTTACAAACCAAATGCAAGAGGCCCAGGGGAGTGGCATATCGAGTCCAACCACTGACAGTGGAACTAACCGTCCGGCTTCCAATGTTGAGAATCACTCTTCTGAAGTGAATGTAAAACCAGGTGATCGTCAAGATAGCAGCggaaggggaagtgaaacTTCGCAGCCATCTGAAAGCCCCCGGGTCTCTGAGCCGGCGGTGCACCAGGCAGCTCACCACGGCGAACAGAAAGTGAGccaagaagaacaaaaattgGGAGTTGTAAAGCAAGAAGGCGCGGAAAACAACCGCAGAGAAGgtggggaaggagaaagggtTGTTTCAACGCAACTTGTAACAGCTCACAACCGTGGGCACGTGACGCGGCCGTCGCCACAGGGGGTGAGTTCGGGGTCAGGTCAAAGCGATGCAGTGGCGGTGGCCGCAGACATTGTAGATGTGTGGGAGTCCGCAGAAAGCACTACACGAAGCGGTAATGGTGCGTGGCATAGCGGAAGCATGATGATACTCTCTGTTGCGCTTAGCTTCATATGTTCCTAG